Part of the Streptomyces antimycoticus genome, GCGCACCAACTGCCGGCCGCCGGTGTCCATGACGGTCACCGCGACATGGCGGATGGGCTGCTGTTCGCCGTCGCGGACGGTGCCCTCCAGCATCGGCAACAGCTCGCCGAAGTGGTGGGGATGGACCGGTAGCGCGGTGGGTGTGGGCGCTTCCACGGAGGGGTCCTCCACCGGCGGTTCGGGAACGTCCTCGGGCTCGTCCTGCGCTTCCCGTCGTAGGGCCATGCGGTGGTGGTGCCAGGCGTCGAGGCCCAGCAGCGCCATACCCGCGGTGATCCACACGCACAGCACGAGGACCGGCTTCAGCACCCCGGCACCGTCGAAGTACAGCACTCCTCTCAGGGCGTCGACCGCGTTGCCCAGCGGCATGACGGCGTGCAGGGCTTGGAAGAACCCCGGCAGCAGCTGGACGGGGACCAGGCCGCTGGAGGGAACGCTCAGCACGACGTACAGGCCCAGACCCGCCAGTGGGAAGAAGTGCTTGACGAAGGGCGCCATGCCGAGGGAGAACGTGGCCACGGCGGTGGTGAGCAGGAAGGCGATCGCCAGGGCCGTGGGGTCGTTGGGGAAGAAGCCCAGTCCCGCGCCGACGAGGAAACCCACGACGCTGAACAGGCCGGCGACGCCTGCGACCGTGATCAGCTTCTTGCGCCGGTTGAAGGTCACCGCTCGCAGCAGGGTCGTGGCGAGTATGTAGCCGGGGACGTTCCAGGCGATCCCGAAGTAGACCACGGTGGTGCCGGGCCCGTCCTTGCTGACCGTGGGGGCTACGTCCGTGACGGTGAGCTTCTGGTGGTTGCGCGCCGCAAGTTGGGTGAAGCCCTTGGTCAGCGCCTGCTCCAGGGTCGCGCCGTTGGCCTTGGCCACATACAGCACGGCATGTCTGCCCTTGGCGGCGAAGCCTGCCACGCCGTCCCGGTCCAGCACCGCCCGGCGGGCTTCTCGGGCGTCTGCGACGGCGGTGACCTCGAACCCGCCGGGATGATGCCGCTGCAGGGCGGTGTCGACATCGCGTTCCACTGCGGGATCGGCGATCACGAGCTTGGCGTGGTGGGGCTGAGGCTGGTGAAAGGCCATGGGGAAGCAGAAGAGCAGGCCGAGGAAGAGTACTGCCGGCATCGTGAGGGTCTCGACGAGGACTCTGGCCACGGATATGCCCCGGGGACGCTCGATCCGGTGTTTCACAGGACCACCCCTTGGCCGCGGCGAGCCATGCCGCGGAGCCCGCGGGGCACACGACCGACCGGATGCCCGGTAACCCCATGGCCGCCCCTCCGGTACCGGTGGTCCTTCGCCATTCGCGGTCCAATCAGTTTCACGGCCCCCCCTCTCGGCTGCCCCGCGCCTGACCGTCGCCACGGCGCCACTCGATTAACGTACCGATCGGCACATCTACGTCTGCTGGACCTTACGTGTACCGGTCGGTACAGTCAAAGCGTGCCTCGCCCCGTCAACGCCGAAAAGCGCGCTGAGCTGCTGAAGCAGGTGGTGCACCACCTCCAGTACCACGGCGTCGCGCAGATGTCGCTGAGTCCACTCGCCGAGTCGATCGGCACCACCAAGCGCATGCTTCTGTACTACTTCGGCAGCCGCGAGAACCTGCTGGCCCAGGCGCTGGCCGTCAGCCGTCCCGACGCGCACGCGATGTTCGACGGCGTCCGCGACAGCGCGGGACTGCGCAAGGCGGCCCATACCCTGTGGGAGGCGATGACCGTCGGGGAGCAGGCCGGTCCGGTCCGCATGCTGCTGCAGCTACTCAGCCTGGCCGCCACCGATTCCGAGCAGTACGGCGACATCGCGGCCGAGACCGTCGAGGTCATGATCGGCCCCATCGCCGGGGCCTACGTCCGGCTGGGTCATCCGCCACAGCAGGCGCGGACACGGGCCACGCTTCTCGTCTCCGGCCTGCGCGGTCTGTGTCAGGACCGCTTGGTGACCCTTGACGTCGCCCGTACCGACGCGGCCGCCCGCCGCCTCATCAGGGACGCAGTCACGGCGGCCGACTGAGCTTGTAACCCCTCCCCGCTTGGTGGCATAACCGATCAAGGCCAGGGCGTACGTCCGGCAGACCACTGCCCTGGCCGCACCCGGGCCCACCCGGCCCCGCCGGTGCAGGGCCACAGCAGGGCGT contains:
- a CDS encoding carboxypeptidase regulatory-like domain-containing protein, encoding MPAVLFLGLLFCFPMAFHQPQPHHAKLVIADPAVERDVDTALQRHHPGGFEVTAVADAREARRAVLDRDGVAGFAAKGRHAVLYVAKANGATLEQALTKGFTQLAARNHQKLTVTDVAPTVSKDGPGTTVVYFGIAWNVPGYILATTLLRAVTFNRRKKLITVAGVAGLFSVVGFLVGAGLGFFPNDPTALAIAFLLTTAVATFSLGMAPFVKHFFPLAGLGLYVVLSVPSSGLVPVQLLPGFFQALHAVMPLGNAVDALRGVLYFDGAGVLKPVLVLCVWITAGMALLGLDAWHHHRMALRREAQDEPEDVPEPPVEDPSVEAPTPTALPVHPHHFGELLPMLEGTVRDGEQQPIRHVAVTVMDTGGRQLVRTTTNARGEYAVTGLPEGYISIVVSHPGRGPLVHQKLLQSGVAVRADFTLHDRRNATSVRAGAQRLDPGHARHGS
- a CDS encoding TetR family transcriptional regulator; this encodes MPRPVNAEKRAELLKQVVHHLQYHGVAQMSLSPLAESIGTTKRMLLYYFGSRENLLAQALAVSRPDAHAMFDGVRDSAGLRKAAHTLWEAMTVGEQAGPVRMLLQLLSLAATDSEQYGDIAAETVEVMIGPIAGAYVRLGHPPQQARTRATLLVSGLRGLCQDRLVTLDVARTDAAARRLIRDAVTAAD